The following coding sequences lie in one Fusibacter sp. A1 genomic window:
- a CDS encoding electron transport complex protein RnfA: MVDINPFAIFMAAIFTNNMLLSNFLGMCSFIVVSKDIKTSLNLGQAVTFVMVCTTSINYIIYYQILVPLELEYIKFIIFIIVIASFVQLVEMFIFRYFKALYYALGIFLPLITVNCAILGASLFMVIREYSLLQSVFFGLGSGIGWTLAIVIMAGIRDKLKSAPIPENFRGASITFITAGIMALTFLGFSGLVRI, encoded by the coding sequence ATGGTTGACATAAATCCATTCGCTATTTTCATGGCTGCAATCTTCACAAACAACATGCTGCTCTCCAACTTTCTTGGCATGTGCTCTTTCATCGTTGTATCAAAAGATATAAAAACGTCGCTTAATCTTGGTCAAGCGGTGACGTTTGTCATGGTTTGTACGACATCCATCAATTACATCATCTATTATCAAATACTGGTTCCGCTTGAGCTTGAATATATCAAGTTCATTATCTTTATCATTGTGATCGCTTCTTTTGTGCAACTTGTCGAAATGTTCATTTTCAGGTACTTCAAGGCTCTCTATTACGCACTTGGAATCTTTCTACCACTCATCACGGTCAATTGTGCTATCCTTGGCGCTTCACTCTTCATGGTCATCAGGGAATACAGTTTGCTGCAGTCTGTCTTTTTTGGATTAGGTTCAGGGATAGGATGGACACTTGCCATCGTCATCATGGCGGGAATAAGGGATAAACTAAAATCGGCTCCTATTCCTGAAAATTTTAGGGGCGCGAGCATAACCTTCATCACCGCGGGTATCATGGCTTTAACCTTTTTAGGGTTTTCAGGTCTTGTACGGATATAG
- a CDS encoding FMN-binding protein, with the protein MKRFNTTTSIVAITLFAFLLGLILGYVNTITKHQIDVNYNFERQKSILYTFDIDTVDKSKEEIYSLFNSNLIENRLRGIHYYTYYQDENLIGYSFPFTANGLWGSISGFIAMDNELKKLLGLVFVDHEETPGLGARIDELWFKEQFRGLDISGEREYVYFGEDGLDAITGATITVNSISVVLNDSILEIKKIIEEELHE; encoded by the coding sequence ATGAAGAGATTCAACACCACCACATCGATTGTCGCCATTACCCTATTCGCATTTTTACTTGGTCTGATTCTAGGGTATGTCAACACGATCACCAAACATCAGATTGATGTCAATTATAATTTTGAAAGGCAAAAATCAATTCTTTATACCTTTGATATCGATACTGTCGATAAATCGAAAGAGGAGATCTATTCGCTTTTCAATTCCAATCTTATAGAAAATCGATTAAGAGGAATTCACTACTATACCTATTATCAGGACGAGAACCTCATCGGATACTCCTTTCCTTTTACAGCTAACGGCTTGTGGGGAAGTATTTCCGGGTTTATTGCGATGGACAACGAGCTTAAGAAACTCCTGGGACTCGTTTTTGTAGATCATGAGGAAACACCAGGCCTAGGTGCGAGAATCGATGAGCTGTGGTTTAAAGAGCAATTCCGCGGTCTCGATATTTCTGGAGAAAGGGAGTATGTCTATTTTGGTGAAGATGGGCTAGATGCGATAACAGGAGCCACTATTACCGTAAACTCCATCTCCGTAGTCCTTAACGACAGTATCCTTGAAATCAAAAAGATTATTGAGGAGGAGTTACATGAATAG
- a CDS encoding 2Fe-2S iron-sulfur cluster-binding protein: MNIILTTALVIAAAVAFFSILLTISGKYFISYGKFKIIVNDHTQFMVKGGDTLFEALEANAIQIPVLCGGKGTCGSCKVKVVEGSGKLLPIEEIHLSEDDKQKGYRLSCQYRVTNDLRIILPDELMTANLYQSTIVGFERITDDIRLVRLKIATEHPIQIDPVQYIRLICPVFTNTKSSIKRDYFIGTYDSIQSCVDLYVKHVPEGICSSYFHEQIKLDDPIELAGPYGQFKVPQADSPILLVFDGNGYGAIVSILNYLSKLDDKRSITLLQIDSTEKSDLKDYTLARFTEMDLAWHRVTTTEVDDAFVDNLLTDCTKCFVYLYATKDRVKLIRKHLLLKGVKAEHLNYLYLT; this comes from the coding sequence ATGAACATAATTTTGACAACAGCACTTGTAATCGCAGCGGCGGTTGCCTTTTTCTCAATCCTTTTGACCATATCAGGAAAATACTTCATCAGTTATGGAAAATTTAAAATCATTGTCAATGACCATACGCAGTTCATGGTAAAGGGTGGAGACACGCTCTTTGAAGCGTTGGAAGCCAATGCTATCCAGATACCTGTCTTATGTGGCGGTAAAGGAACTTGTGGCTCATGTAAGGTAAAGGTCGTAGAAGGTTCGGGTAAACTGCTCCCTATTGAGGAAATCCATTTAAGCGAGGACGATAAACAAAAGGGCTACAGATTGTCTTGTCAGTACCGGGTGACGAATGACCTCCGGATTATTCTACCCGATGAGCTTATGACTGCGAACTTATATCAGAGTACGATTGTAGGCTTTGAGAGAATCACAGACGACATCAGGCTAGTCAGACTGAAAATCGCTACCGAGCATCCGATCCAAATTGATCCCGTTCAATACATTAGGCTGATCTGCCCTGTCTTTACTAACACCAAGAGTAGCATTAAGAGAGATTACTTCATAGGAACCTACGACAGTATCCAGAGTTGTGTTGATTTATATGTCAAACACGTTCCCGAAGGGATCTGCAGCTCCTATTTCCATGAGCAGATCAAACTGGATGATCCGATTGAGCTAGCCGGACCATATGGTCAGTTCAAGGTTCCACAAGCTGATTCACCTATACTGCTGGTCTTTGACGGTAACGGATATGGCGCCATCGTCTCCATTCTTAATTATTTAAGCAAATTGGATGATAAGCGTTCTATCACTCTCCTCCAAATCGACAGTACGGAAAAGTCCGATTTAAAGGACTACACACTTGCCAGATTCACTGAAATGGACCTTGCATGGCACCGGGTGACAACTACAGAGGTAGACGACGCATTTGTTGATAATCTCTTGACCGATTGCACCAAATGCTTCGTCTACCTCTATGCAACAAAAGATCGTGTAAAGCTAATAAGAAAGCATCTGCTTTTAAAAGGAGTGAAAGCAGAACACTTGAATTATTTATACCTAACGTGA
- the rsxE gene encoding electron transport complex subunit RsxE: MNSILKNQLFENNPILRNILGICPLLAVTNLMENALVMGIALIFVTSMSEFTVSCLRRYADKHIRMLVQVLVIAWYVILVDIVLKYYIPDISKALGAYVGLIITNCIIMGRCEAYAQHNSPFKSFLDGVASGLSFSLVILFIAFIRELLGFGTIFRIRVLGSWWTNWSIMSMPAGAFFVIGLLIFLYNKMKRRVDHG; encoded by the coding sequence ATGAATAGTATTCTGAAGAATCAATTGTTTGAGAACAACCCGATCCTTAGAAACATACTGGGGATATGCCCCTTGTTGGCAGTCACAAACTTGATGGAAAACGCCTTAGTCATGGGTATCGCCCTAATCTTCGTGACGTCCATGTCTGAGTTTACTGTTTCATGCCTGAGACGTTATGCCGACAAGCATATTAGAATGCTCGTACAGGTGCTTGTCATCGCATGGTATGTCATACTCGTGGATATCGTTTTAAAGTATTACATACCGGACATCAGCAAAGCCTTAGGCGCATATGTCGGCTTGATTATCACAAACTGCATCATCATGGGCCGATGTGAGGCGTATGCCCAGCATAATTCTCCTTTTAAATCATTCCTGGATGGAGTAGCCTCGGGCCTTTCGTTCTCACTTGTCATCCTTTTTATCGCATTCATCAGAGAACTGCTTGGATTCGGCACAATTTTTAGAATTAGGGTATTAGGATCCTGGTGGACCAACTGGTCGATCATGAGCATGCCTGCTGGAGCTTTCTTTGTCATCGGTTTATTGATATTCCTTTATAACAAAATGAAAAGGAGGGTTGACCATGGTTGA
- a CDS encoding RnfABCDGE type electron transport complex subunit D: MKDKQTIFLTTLFVIILFSTYLFGYRVLLLAFVNLIAGYATEAVFFKKKPQKDNHITAILYTLILPPMFPFHLSIFGIVFGVFFAKCVYGGYGFNIFNPALVARVFLHVSFNKELTTVWTRPLVTGWGGFATYIGQQTTVITSATPLLNYRWSGQTTLLSKLFFGLTEGSIGETSAFLILIVGIVLLIKKIISKEIVLGILASYFLISYVAIYLLEMNVQEPLYAVFSGGFLFGVFLMATDPVTSPKTKIGKYLYAVLIAFITFSLRTFAVFPGGMMFAILSANMLTPIMDVYLTKYLIRGEV; encoded by the coding sequence ATGAAAGACAAACAAACCATCTTTCTTACCACTTTATTTGTGATTATACTGTTTTCCACTTACCTATTTGGATACAGGGTATTGTTGTTGGCATTTGTCAACTTGATAGCCGGATATGCGACCGAAGCTGTTTTTTTCAAAAAAAAACCTCAAAAGGACAACCACATCACTGCAATATTATACACGTTGATACTACCACCGATGTTTCCGTTTCATCTCAGTATTTTTGGTATCGTATTTGGCGTTTTCTTCGCAAAATGCGTCTACGGAGGATACGGATTCAATATATTCAACCCTGCACTTGTCGCTAGGGTGTTTTTGCATGTTTCCTTCAATAAAGAGCTGACTACAGTATGGACAAGACCGCTGGTTACCGGCTGGGGAGGCTTTGCAACTTATATCGGTCAGCAGACAACCGTCATCACAAGTGCGACACCGCTTCTCAACTATCGCTGGTCAGGTCAGACAACTCTACTGAGTAAATTGTTTTTCGGACTTACAGAAGGCAGTATCGGCGAAACAAGCGCCTTTCTGATCCTCATTGTCGGTATTGTCCTGCTGATAAAAAAAATCATATCAAAAGAGATCGTCTTAGGCATACTTGCTTCTTATTTTCTTATCAGTTATGTCGCTATCTATCTTTTGGAAATGAACGTGCAGGAACCTTTATACGCCGTATTTAGCGGTGGTTTTCTATTTGGCGTCTTTCTTATGGCCACCGATCCGGTCACATCGCCGAAAACCAAGATCGGAAAGTATCTTTATGCCGTTCTAATCGCATTCATCACATTCTCACTAAGGACGTTCGCAGTTTTTCCAGGTGGAATGATGTTTGCAATCCTCTCTGCCAATATGTTGACTCCAATCATGGATGTTTACCTTACAAAATATTTGATAAGAGGCGAGGTGTGA
- a CDS encoding DUF523 domain-containing protein translates to MYKLERKIQIGMSACMCGAKVRYNEKGWDMIKHMGRDKEAFVFHPMCPEIMSGMGVPRLAIRIKGESGMSVWNDGGEVVDASGRKWTYAIKDSCRDVMDFCEKQKLDAYIYMEGSPTCGVLRTTLKNNRLGKPPGVLGALLLESEMFLISGTDLQSPIKWWDIKRRLMAFIYLKEWDIKDKATLYEMWHNYKFICQEISNQEARDLGNRLGNLPKVVTQEELDEIKLTIMNMLRNASSPAKIRQMLWKHYTHLRRKENVILPEVKEPTDLRGMHALAKELTKMTTESFQRDVIYGQVPVIYRR, encoded by the coding sequence GTGTATAAATTAGAACGAAAGATACAGATCGGAATGAGCGCATGCATGTGTGGCGCTAAGGTAAGATACAATGAAAAGGGCTGGGATATGATCAAGCATATGGGCAGAGACAAGGAAGCCTTTGTGTTTCATCCCATGTGCCCTGAAATCATGTCAGGAATGGGAGTTCCTAGACTAGCAATTCGGATAAAAGGAGAAAGTGGAATGTCGGTGTGGAACGATGGTGGGGAAGTTGTTGACGCATCGGGTCGTAAATGGACTTATGCCATCAAAGACTCCTGTAGGGACGTGATGGACTTTTGTGAGAAGCAGAAGCTTGATGCCTACATCTACATGGAAGGCAGCCCTACGTGCGGTGTGCTTAGGACAACGCTTAAGAACAACCGATTAGGTAAACCGCCTGGCGTACTGGGAGCCTTATTGTTGGAGTCGGAGATGTTTTTGATAAGCGGTACCGATCTGCAGAGCCCAATCAAGTGGTGGGATATTAAAAGACGCTTGATGGCGTTTATCTATCTTAAGGAATGGGACATAAAGGACAAGGCGACGCTTTATGAGATGTGGCACAATTATAAGTTCATCTGTCAGGAAATCAGCAATCAAGAAGCACGCGACTTAGGCAACCGCCTTGGAAACCTGCCAAAAGTTGTTACACAAGAGGAATTAGATGAAATCAAGCTGACCATAATGAATATGCTCAGAAACGCCTCGTCACCGGCAAAAATCAGACAGATGCTATGGAAACACTATACCCATCTAAGAAGGAAAGAGAATGTGATTTTACCTGAAGTTAAAGAACCGACAGACCTAAGAGGAATGCACGCCCTAGCAAAGGAACTGACCAAAATGACGACGGAAAGCTTTCAGCGCGATGTTATCTACGGACAAGTGCCTGTAATCTACAGAAGGTGA
- a CDS encoding aldo/keto reductase has protein sequence MLSIKLGKTQSTISRVGFGGMIVAKETQKDANDYVAEALDAGVNYFDVAPTYFDAEERLGPALEGKRSGVFLACKTEDRTAEGARVLLETSLKNLKTDYFDLYQLHAVYNLEDVEKTFGPHGAFETFIKAKEQGLIRHIGFSAHSTEAALALMERYDFDSIMFPFNFVSLIKNGYGSHVLKKAQEKGMGIIGIKSMVLGEHQVSDTVNFPKAWYHPIEEFDLADKAVKYSLSRGVSAIIPPGNIEQFRWAVKIINSGVSINKDDLEKLTGIANSTRPLFPLKQR, from the coding sequence ATGTTAAGTATCAAATTAGGAAAAACCCAAAGTACAATTTCAAGAGTCGGATTTGGCGGTATGATCGTAGCAAAAGAAACTCAGAAAGACGCCAATGACTATGTCGCCGAGGCACTGGATGCGGGAGTGAACTATTTTGATGTCGCCCCTACGTATTTTGATGCCGAAGAGCGGCTTGGTCCAGCCCTTGAAGGAAAAAGAAGCGGAGTGTTTTTAGCTTGTAAAACAGAGGACCGGACAGCTGAAGGTGCTAGAGTCTTATTGGAAACCTCATTAAAAAATTTAAAAACGGATTATTTTGATCTATATCAGCTCCATGCAGTCTATAACCTCGAGGATGTTGAAAAGACCTTTGGTCCACATGGGGCGTTTGAAACATTTATAAAAGCAAAGGAACAGGGGCTGATTAGGCACATCGGTTTTTCAGCTCATTCCACAGAAGCTGCTCTTGCACTCATGGAACGCTATGATTTCGATTCGATCATGTTTCCTTTCAATTTCGTTTCACTTATCAAAAACGGCTATGGAAGTCATGTACTAAAAAAAGCCCAAGAGAAGGGAATGGGAATCATCGGGATCAAATCGATGGTACTTGGGGAGCATCAGGTCAGTGACACCGTCAACTTCCCGAAGGCGTGGTACCATCCGATCGAAGAGTTTGATCTGGCGGATAAAGCCGTGAAGTACAGCCTTTCAAGAGGTGTCAGCGCCATTATTCCACCAGGTAACATCGAACAGTTCAGATGGGCTGTAAAGATCATCAATAGCGGCGTTTCCATCAATAAGGACGACCTCGAAAAATTGACAGGTATCGCCAATTCGACACGGCCGCTCTTCCCTCTTAAGCAGAGGTAA
- a CDS encoding YibE/F family protein, with product MKEKKFNWIHGGILAVGLLVFLAVVYWINLPVDGEVATAASKMIFERAHVTELLTDSASEDTWTEGHRLGTQQVVLTIDSGKHKGQELIAVNYLSAYGNIDLKEGTKVIVKLDYEANGQVYIATISSYDRSVVVIGLVVIFVTFLLLFGGKKGLSAVLGLGFTVFSIWFFLIPLLKRGYSPIPAAIALVSITTFASLTFLNGFSRKTLGAAIGCIGGVTIAGLVAYAAGSLTPLDGFNMPEAEELILRSSGSGLAISGLLVSGILIAALGAVMDVAMTITSAVAELHEMNPKAKRSELFKSGLNIGRDAMGTMSNTLILAFAGASLNMLVLFRIFDYPYLQIFNSDLMTIEIIQGLAGSIGIVLTVPLVAALSANMYGGGSKNTENKPLLQ from the coding sequence TTGAAAGAGAAGAAGTTTAATTGGATTCATGGCGGCATCTTGGCTGTCGGCTTATTGGTGTTCCTTGCTGTTGTTTATTGGATAAATTTACCGGTAGATGGTGAGGTGGCAACTGCCGCGAGCAAAATGATTTTTGAAAGGGCACATGTCACAGAGCTTTTGACTGACAGCGCTTCTGAAGATACTTGGACAGAGGGGCACCGGTTGGGAACACAACAAGTTGTTCTGACAATCGATAGTGGAAAGCATAAAGGACAGGAACTTATTGCTGTCAATTATTTGAGCGCTTACGGAAATATTGATCTGAAAGAAGGTACCAAAGTCATCGTTAAGTTAGATTATGAAGCGAATGGACAAGTTTACATAGCTACAATTTCGAGCTATGATCGGAGCGTAGTGGTAATTGGACTGGTTGTGATATTTGTTACTTTTTTACTGCTTTTTGGTGGAAAAAAAGGATTGTCCGCCGTGCTGGGACTCGGTTTCACTGTATTCAGCATCTGGTTTTTCCTTATTCCGCTGTTGAAGCGTGGTTATTCTCCGATACCTGCTGCAATCGCCCTTGTGTCAATCACGACATTTGCTTCACTGACTTTCCTCAATGGATTTTCAAGAAAAACACTGGGTGCTGCGATTGGCTGTATTGGAGGTGTAACCATAGCTGGTCTGGTAGCATATGCTGCGGGAAGCCTTACTCCACTAGATGGCTTTAATATGCCTGAAGCGGAGGAGCTGATTTTAAGATCGTCTGGCAGCGGCCTTGCAATAAGCGGATTACTAGTGAGTGGCATCTTGATAGCTGCTCTAGGAGCTGTGATGGATGTCGCGATGACCATCACCTCGGCAGTAGCTGAGCTGCATGAAATGAATCCGAAAGCAAAGCGAAGCGAGCTGTTTAAATCGGGGCTGAACATCGGAAGGGATGCGATGGGGACGATGTCGAATACCCTGATTCTAGCTTTTGCGGGAGCGTCTTTGAACATGCTTGTTCTATTTAGGATTTTTGACTATCCTTACCTCCAGATCTTCAATAGTGACCTGATGACTATTGAAATCATACAGGGACTTGCCGGTTCGATAGGTATCGTTTTGACAGTTCCCTTAGTAGCGGCACTGAGTGCCAACATGTATGGTGGAGGGTCAAAAAACACTGAAAATAAGCCATTGTTGCAATAG
- a CDS encoding MerR family transcriptional regulator — MTTEDTKRKNLIKSEVIALFNTSKETLRHYENVGILKPEIHDKNYRYYGIEDMKRLRQIFLFRDLGISIEQMKALFEGTTKKVPYDDYYLEENYFGDPYPGLEAFFKAYSPKGKVLDLGCGQGRDSLFLAGLGYEVVGVDHSKVGIE, encoded by the coding sequence GTGACTACGGAAGATACAAAAAGAAAAAATTTAATCAAAAGCGAAGTGATCGCGCTATTCAATACAAGCAAAGAAACCTTAAGACACTATGAGAATGTCGGTATACTAAAGCCAGAAATCCATGATAAGAACTACAGATACTACGGAATAGAAGACATGAAACGACTTAGACAGATCTTCCTGTTCAGGGACTTGGGGATTTCAATTGAACAAATGAAAGCACTCTTTGAAGGGACAACGAAAAAAGTCCCTTATGATGACTACTATTTAGAAGAGAACTATTTCGGTGATCCATACCCTGGACTGGAAGCCTTTTTCAAGGCGTACAGTCCCAAGGGGAAAGTACTGGACTTAGGCTGTGGTCAGGGCAGAGACAGCCTGTTTTTAGCCGGGTTAGGATATGAGGTTGTTGGTGTAGACCACTCTAAAGTGGGCATCGAGTAA
- a CDS encoding GGDEF domain-containing protein encodes MRCDILYLGKVELNTFELCSVMSVQKTLLFVERMTDVDLAMLDAALQLSQEEIKSINDAISRYKVPLLLYVDGDCNPVIVDECNHTGIIRAQESCEISKAVIRNIVTNNRRMKELLKDSDLLGLFLKYNLNYVFFKDENARVLKLSDNYETMLGIPVEEAIGKNMMELFPSELARSMVDDDLRILTNDESVEVIEELHGRYYKTSKFPIHREGMPSLLAGFTIDITDMKQAEQMLIESKKQVEKLTVTDVLLSISNRRGFILEMNNEINRINRYGSKSTLIILDIDEFKKLNDKLGHFKADDFLRDLVSKVNGILRTSDFFGRLGGDEFGIICVSTPLEKGMVVAKRIQEVVNQISVVIDGEPYTYSVSIGLTEINQEHIHLERLLHRADLALYQAKRDGRNCVRVLK; translated from the coding sequence ATGAGATGTGACATATTGTATCTAGGAAAAGTCGAATTGAATACTTTTGAGCTATGCTCAGTCATGTCTGTGCAAAAAACGCTGCTCTTTGTCGAAAGAATGACCGATGTCGACCTAGCGATGTTGGATGCCGCTCTGCAACTTTCACAGGAGGAGATCAAGTCGATCAACGATGCGATCAGCAGGTATAAAGTACCTTTACTGCTTTATGTAGATGGTGACTGTAATCCTGTAATAGTTGACGAATGCAACCATACTGGCATCATACGCGCTCAAGAATCGTGTGAAATCAGCAAAGCAGTAATTAGAAACATCGTCACTAACAATAGAAGGATGAAAGAACTGCTTAAGGATAGCGACTTACTCGGATTATTCTTAAAGTACAATTTGAACTATGTATTTTTTAAAGATGAAAATGCCAGAGTACTCAAATTATCGGATAACTATGAAACAATGCTAGGTATTCCCGTTGAGGAGGCAATTGGAAAAAACATGATGGAATTGTTCCCCTCGGAGCTTGCAAGAAGCATGGTGGATGATGATCTGCGTATTCTGACTAACGATGAAAGTGTGGAAGTGATCGAGGAACTTCACGGTAGGTATTATAAGACCAGCAAGTTTCCGATACATAGGGAGGGCATGCCCTCTTTACTTGCTGGATTCACAATTGATATCACTGACATGAAACAAGCGGAACAGATGCTTATTGAGTCCAAAAAGCAAGTGGAGAAATTGACGGTAACCGATGTACTGCTCAGTATCAGTAATCGGCGAGGTTTTATCCTCGAGATGAACAATGAGATCAATAGAATCAACCGTTATGGATCAAAATCCACATTGATTATTTTAGATATCGACGAGTTTAAAAAACTTAACGATAAGCTGGGGCACTTTAAGGCGGATGATTTTTTAAGGGATTTGGTGAGTAAGGTCAATGGAATTCTGCGAACAAGTGATTTTTTTGGCAGACTTGGCGGAGATGAATTCGGAATCATCTGTGTATCCACTCCTTTGGAGAAGGGCATGGTAGTAGCAAAGCGCATTCAGGAAGTGGTCAATCAAATCTCTGTTGTCATTGATGGGGAACCTTATACTTATTCGGTGAGTATCGGCCTGACAGAAATCAACCAAGAACACATACATCTTGAAAGGTTGCTACATCGAGCTGATTTAGCGCTTTATCAAGCCAAGAGGGACGGTAGAAACTGTGTAAGGGTGTTGAAGTAA
- a CDS encoding methyl-accepting chemotaxis protein, whose amino-acid sequence MSKIRTKLVLMVLVSMLLIAVILGSTSFYFIYSSNMARLDQLESKMLENYDSSIKNQVDILVSELTGISNQVDSGVITLAQSKVIAADVIRNAKYGDSGYFWADDTKGVNVVLLGNEDVEGKSRIDLEDKLGNMIIQDFIKIVESDGSGYYDYYFPRPGEEEALQKRAFVKLYEPFGWIIGTGNYVDDINAFVENERSIVTADISRVFVYLGGFVIIALIAGSVIAFIMSNSISKPILALADVVNKTSNLNIKDDSTIDYLLKYKDERGVIAKSIANLRVVLRDLIKEMQADSIKLNSAFEELNVIVTDGKEGIEAVTHTVADFAKGASEQAEDAQTAATNMNTLAQEINASVKSAEMLRGYTSEVSENNKEGVQLINELGVTFKATSEANDNLNENVGTLTVKSSSIVQVTSTIQQIAEQTNLLALNAAIEAARAGDAGKGFAVVAEEIRKLADETSKSTLKIDDIINEILGEIKQTESNMISSNESIKISGNVLTKVQSSFNAIEESMKKTITQLDSITQNIQTVDKNKNLAIESIDGISAVTEENAAAAEEIYATMDTQAELMGHILDNASEVGETAETLKEIIQRFTI is encoded by the coding sequence ATGAGTAAAATAAGAACAAAGCTTGTACTAATGGTCTTAGTCAGTATGTTGTTGATAGCAGTCATTTTAGGTAGTACCTCATTTTACTTTATCTATTCGAGCAACATGGCAAGGCTTGATCAATTGGAAAGCAAAATGCTTGAAAATTACGATTCCAGCATAAAGAATCAGGTTGATATTCTTGTTTCTGAACTGACTGGTATTTCCAATCAGGTTGACAGTGGAGTGATCACTCTAGCGCAAAGTAAAGTGATTGCCGCAGATGTGATACGTAACGCGAAATACGGAGATTCTGGATATTTTTGGGCAGATGACACAAAAGGCGTCAATGTCGTATTGCTTGGTAATGAAGATGTCGAAGGAAAAAGTAGGATTGATCTTGAGGACAAACTTGGGAATATGATTATTCAGGATTTTATCAAAATAGTCGAATCAGATGGTTCGGGCTACTATGATTATTACTTCCCAAGACCCGGTGAAGAAGAAGCTCTCCAAAAAAGAGCCTTTGTCAAGCTTTACGAGCCTTTTGGATGGATCATCGGAACAGGCAACTATGTTGACGATATCAATGCATTTGTCGAAAACGAACGATCGATTGTCACAGCGGATATTAGCAGAGTGTTTGTCTATCTTGGAGGCTTTGTAATTATCGCGCTTATTGCAGGAAGTGTGATTGCGTTCATCATGAGCAATTCCATTTCCAAGCCTATTCTCGCACTTGCTGATGTTGTGAATAAGACATCGAATCTGAATATCAAAGATGACTCTACAATTGATTATCTCTTGAAGTACAAAGATGAAAGAGGTGTCATTGCAAAATCAATCGCCAACCTGCGTGTGGTGCTGAGGGATCTGATCAAAGAGATGCAAGCGGATTCCATTAAGCTTAATAGCGCCTTTGAAGAGTTAAACGTTATTGTAACAGATGGAAAAGAAGGAATCGAAGCGGTGACTCACACGGTTGCCGACTTTGCAAAAGGAGCTTCTGAACAAGCCGAAGATGCTCAGACAGCGGCTACGAACATGAATACGCTAGCGCAAGAAATCAATGCCAGCGTGAAGAGTGCTGAGATGCTTAGAGGCTATACAAGCGAAGTTTCGGAAAACAATAAGGAAGGTGTGCAGTTAATCAATGAACTTGGAGTCACATTCAAAGCCACCTCTGAAGCGAATGACAACTTAAATGAAAATGTAGGCACGCTTACAGTCAAATCGTCGTCGATCGTACAGGTCACAAGTACGATTCAACAGATAGCAGAACAGACCAATTTACTGGCTCTCAACGCTGCGATTGAAGCGGCGCGTGCTGGAGATGCGGGCAAAGGCTTTGCTGTAGTAGCAGAAGAAATTAGAAAACTAGCAGATGAAACTTCCAAATCAACTTTGAAAATTGATGATATCATCAATGAAATATTAGGCGAAATCAAGCAAACAGAGTCCAATATGATTAGCTCGAACGAATCCATCAAAATATCGGGTAATGTGCTTACAAAAGTGCAGTCTTCCTTTAATGCTATTGAAGAATCAATGAAAAAGACAATTACACAACTGGACAGCATCACTCAAAACATACAGACAGTGGACAAAAACAAGAATCTTGCAATTGAGTCGATTGATGGAATTTCGGCAGTCACAGAAGAAAACGCCGCAGCGGCAGAAGAAATCTATGCGACCATGGATACTCAGGCTGAGTTGATGGGACATATCCTCGACAATGCTTCTGAGGTTGGAGAAACCGCTGAAACTCTAAAAGAAATCATTCAGAGATTCACCATATGA